Part of the Haliotis asinina isolate JCU_RB_2024 chromosome 8, JCU_Hal_asi_v2, whole genome shotgun sequence genome is shown below.
TCACAAGGCACCATGCAGGAAGTGCTAAGCAAGTTTGGGCAATAGGGTTACAGCTGGTCAGTTTCCCTCATGCTAAgaatatgatcatgatgatacaAGTACCATGCTGTTGCAAAAGGAAGTTCTGTTCACAGCAGCATACATTCTGAgctcttgtttgttgtttaacactcagCTGTCAGTgggataatcgagtctggaccagatagttcAGTCATTAACAATattagcattgatctatgcatgtgtcaaccaagtcatagaACCTGACAACCAAATCCTACTAAGTTGCCACACATATGGCAAGTATGAGTTGCTGATTCAAACCTCACATATACTGAAGCCAGACTCTTTCTAATCAGATGGAGGTCATATCATGTGAAAACATTATGCTTcaaataattacttttatatCATATAAATAGCGTAATATAAATAGTGTAGCTTACCGTAACTAAGTCTGTGCTCTGTCTTACTCCCTGCACCATTTTGTGTCCATCTGGATGGATTTTGGCCACATGGTCCCACATTCTCTGCCAAGTTCTATCTTCAATTGGGAAACCACTTTTGttgacccaaaacaaaacaccgTTTTCTTCTTGAACCTCATCTCCATCGGGTAAAGATTGTGAGCGTTTTAATTTCTCTGATTTTGACTTCATTTTTGTTTGGTTTATATCACCGTCTTCTCCTAAATTCCCTGATTCGGGCTCAGGAAATACAATTAAGGATCCGAATGACTGGAAACCCTTTTCCGACTTCTTCAGTGACATACGCCAGTCATGAAAGCTGGCGATCGTGACATTGTGTTATTTTGCATGGTGATCACCGAATGCACTGTGCCACATAGAGGGATACAAATATAAAATAGTATTACAAGCAAATTCCTGTATTTATGATTCGTTTATCGGGTCGGCATCGGCAGCTTATTGTTTACGCGTTGTTAACGTATTCCGTCACCCCACTAATTTAACGACATGCCCCCACTAAAACAGAATTTAACTTTGAAGTTGAATTTTATGTTCGGTTGCATAATCCATGAATATAGTGAACACTTTCTTGATCAGAAAATACATATTATCCTCTTTTCATGTGCTGGACAATTTATGACGATATCTGCATGTCGTAATATTTCCCACCGCCGATGCATTTCCGGTCTCAAGCAGACAGCATGAAAATGGCACCTCGAAGTTTACCGAAAAAGACTTCCaaatatatgaagtatttgagCATTTGGATTGGATTTGTATCATTGATGGCATTTGGGAATACGATGCAATGTTTCGTTGACCACAGCTTTCTATATTCCCGACTCTACACTGTTTCTGAATCGAATGGTAAGGTTACAGTACATGCAGAGTATCACGCCACTCTCAGGTCACAGCATAGGCTGACTGGGACAGTATCAGCTGATCGTTGTTGACACGGTAGTCTATGCACAGTCTGATATTCTAGTCTCTTACAACTGACGCATATTTTTGTATTCCACCCGATGTAAAATAATGCTAATTATTTATATTGGAACCgattatatatacatttaatgaTTAATGACGTGATACAAGTATTTAAATGGTATTTTAGAAGACCTACCTTTATAATACAGCACCGCCAACTTAAAAAAATACGTCATAATACTCTCTTACGTAATTTTTGGTGGTTAGGGTTAAGTTAGGTTAGGTTAACCTAACCCTGATTTCCTCACAAGAAGTTGTGCTGTATTCTGAAGGTGCTCGATCCTTTTagaacttctttgagtggcctTTTTGCAAGTTAGGAAGTACTAtactgaacaaactttatggataacaacttgtttTATTATTCACCCGTTggagatatcactgtttaataatgttacaaagtttttaaacattgtgtaataacatcgcGTGATGCCATACATATGGCTTCAAAGTGTTTTAAAGTTTTGACGTCACTatgctaatacctctgtcacaatagtaTTAGACCTTGCGGAAAGCTGAGCCATCATACTTGCTGAAGTCTTAGGAAAGAAGTGCTTTGctcgatattattttgctaatgttgggtgagtaataaataaaatactaaacGATGTCCCGTGTAAcgccatatttatgaaactcatGAATGGTATCAGTATCTAATGAGCGAAAGCTcgttagataccaaaccattcactcgtttcataaatatggtattacaagggacatagtttagtattctgtatTTATTCTGTGAGTGTGACATTTTGATACAGATCAGTACAAACATCACACTCACGAAATAAGAAAGTTATTATCCATAGAGTTTGTTCATtagggcattttagaagctgtaTGGACTGTTTTTGCCAGAAACACACAAAATCATTTTTTTGTatgattggcattctagaagtagGGTAGGTCAAGAATGAGAACTGTTTTCATGGATATGCAATTGCAACATCTTTATTCCGTATAGCGACTTTTCAAGATAGATTCTGATGTCATCAAGCAAATGGTGACAACCACATTTGAATCTATGTAGAAACATCatctatacagaataaagaagttgcagatccataaaatataaaatctgTCATACAAATGTTTACTCAGATAACAGAACTGGCCAAAAACACAGCTCCATGTTCACCTTGATGTTGCCCCTTCTCTTCATATGATTGTAAAGACATATCTTGTGATGTTTCAGTGAATGGACTGGTTGCTCGACTGTTTGGTATATGGACACTTATTTCAGGTGTTTTAAGATTCAGCTGTGCTATTGACATCTATAACAAAGCGTGAGTGTTTTGTTTGGATTATATTATGTGTATGGTAGGAAGTGTCCTTAATCATTATTCTGTCTTTAGTTTAGAAATATGCTCATATGTCTGGCAGTCAAACAGGATCTGCCATTATCTCGTGCTCTACAGCTGTCACATATCATTATTGTATCATTTGATGACTGAGTCATATTGAGATTTAAAATCATGGAAACATACCACAGTTTGTCAAAGTAGAATAGTTGGTCTTGTTTATAACGGTGTGAAGACAGTGTATGTACAGTGTGTATATTACAGACTAAAAGCTGAAATGTGTCAAAATTATGTCTGTTCTGTTTCAGGGTGTACAACCTGACACTTGTTTCATTCGTGGTTGTGTTTATACATTATGTGACAGAGATCCTTATTTACAACACTGTGGaattgtgtgttggtgtgtcagcCCCATTTATCGTATCATGTAAGTAAACATTAGTTTGttttgtgagagtgagtgagtatgatttcactttggtttcacattaatttttgactcactgTGCATATGCACAGGGCATGTAAAAATATTTCTGGTTTGGTCTTATACTTTACCGATAGAGTAAACACAtactaaagaaaacaaaaatcaaaacaaatacatcgTTTTATGACGAgtgcaagtatatcaattcatttACGAAACAAAGAAAGGGATTAGCTAAATAAATAGCTTACTTTATGTGAACAAGCTTTTGTACGTATAAACACATCTTCCCACCACTGTCCATCCTCCACAAAGCCTTCTCACAACTAACAAAACATGAGATTTTTATGCAGTTGCAGCCCAAATTGGACATCAATTATTGAAAAGCATGGGCAAATGGATGTATGTACTCAGCTATGAATAGTTGTCACTTGTAAATAATCTTCAAGAAAGCATTTATATAGGGTGTATTTACTGTATCGATACGTACACAACCAAACAGGAACTGGCCAGTGTCTATTTTAACAGACTCTGCACATGAGCACAGTGAGTTGAAAAGTAATGTGAAACCACtgaatatcatggtgggggacatcagaaatgggcttcacacaatgtacccggggaactgaacctgggtcaACAGCATGATGAGTGGACGCTAAAccgggctaccccactgccatgTTTGTGCTCTTACTAGCTAGGGAAAATGACACTTCACTCTGGACTATAATGTACTATTCCTTACAGCTTTCAAGTCATTCGATAATTACTAAATCTGTATTATGTTTCACTGCCTACATTCAAAGGATATACACTCAAAATTATAAGTATAATGTTATAATGTCAATGTGCATAGTTTTATAATCATTTCCTAGAATCTAACAGGTGGCAAAGTAGTCAGTAGTGTAAAGgtaataatttctttttgtATGGCGGCTTGAAAGTGGAGTAAATGTCAATGACAAGACTTCGGAATTACCAATATTACAGAAGTGGTGTTCCCATgaagttttttttcaaactataaatatttactttcagtTACCTCCATTGTCTTCATGATCCATGGCTACAAGTATCTGAGCCCTGCCAGAGTTCCCCAGATCAATGAAAATGAAGAACTCAGTAGCAAGTTTAAGAAGAAATATGGCTGACTTAACAAATAACTTTACCTGGTACTTCTAGTCCTCATGGTATGGTTGTATATTAATGGCAAAATTAATGGGCTAATGAAGACCCTGGTTGCATCAGAACGTCTTTTTCCACAGTAAATCATGTTACTGGTAAtacatgtaatgtatttatcaTTGTTATTGAAGTGTACAGGTTATCTTTTGAATTGTGAATATAATTCCTTTGTCCATTGACACTTGTCATCTTAAAGATTTTTGTCTTTGTATCCTCAGGACAGGAAATGTGATTTTATTGTTAGAATAATATTTCGTTCTTGTTTATCAGATACCTTTTGTCTGTTGTGAACATATGCTGCTAGTGTCTGTCAATTTTTATGCAGCGCAATAAATATGCAATTTTTCCATTTGAAACTTGCTTATTACCATATCAAGTTTAACCATGTCAGTCAATCATGAATAGTTTTCCTTTGATTGTAGCCAGTCATTGCAAAATTGACAATTATCCAGTGATGATTGTGATGCCCTTGACCTCAGTGCCAGGTTACAGTATTCTCATTATTGTTTGTCACATGTACCGAGGATGTATCTAGGTTTGTCCAGAGGCTGGTCTGACTGACATCATCACCGAAATGTATATAATTTAGACATTTCTTTTAGTTGAATTATTTAATAAAACACAATACAAAAGGGCCAAGAGACTTCCTTTTCAGAAACTAATCTTGCCACTAAATCCATTGGTAAAATACCTCAGATCCAAGATAAATATAAACCTTGAAAAAAAAGACCTTTTCTCAAGTTTGCTTTTCAGTGGCAGTTAGttcataatcccagataaataCTTGTACAATGGTGTTTATTTTTCATGACAGAGCCAGTTGCACTATAGATTGACATGTCTCTATAAACAAATATTATTGTACATTCCTATGGATTTGTCTTTTTCATTTGCAAAGTGTTACAAGATGGGCCATTTtagaatatgttcatgtttttaattattttcacaagaTGAATGAGCTCCCAAACCTAAGCCAGTAAATGATGGTATCCTTTAAGTTTTGAAATAATGTCATCGGAGAATAGTAGCACAGAATCAGTTTACATTCCATAATTTGGTAAGGTAGTACCATGCATGAATTATTTACCATCAGTATTAGAAGGCACTAGCTCTTTGATGGGCTGCATATGGATtcattgggcttcacacattgtagcttTGAGAGGAATTGAACCTGCATCTTCGATGtgacaaatgctttaaccactagcatTACCTCACAGAAGATTCAAAGTCAGTATCTGACATTAATGTGACCAGTGGCACTCAATACAGTCTTCCACAGCACTGATTATGTTGTGTCTTTAAGTATGTACAGGTTGTTTAGATCTTGATGATTGTTGTCATAATTATGATATCTATTCCATCAGGgctgtttgtaaacaaagaCAAGAAGTCAAAAATGtaataaatcatttatttaGGACAATACATGAAAGTCATGCACTAAGcgaaaaatgtgaaataaatagATGATAATAACAAGAATGTCCGAAAGCTGAGTTAAGTAAATATAAGAACAGATACTCAACTAAGGAAGAAATATACAGTCATACAAACTTAGGactcagggcctagattttcgaagctcttttaTTGGTAAAATAGTCGTAAATTAATGTTaaaatgtatggcacttacgactatcttagcgctaagacagcttcgaaaatctaggccctgatgtGTCTGTTTCACTGCTCCAGTCATTAATGGTCCTTCATGCACAGTCATCTTCTGTTGATCATTGTGCAGTATGTGCTGTACCATATTAAGACAACTCCCACCGCAAGTTCTTAATAGTACCAATTCAGGTTGAATTTGCCACTACCAGTTATTGCATAGGTACATCAGTGGTATTCTGAAACAAGTTTTACATGATGGCAAAACTGGCACAGAAGCAATTGTCTCCTGGGGGTAACAAAGAATGCCTCTTTTTCCTCTT
Proteins encoded:
- the LOC137294950 gene encoding ergosterol biosynthetic protein 28 homolog, whose amino-acid sequence is MHFRSQADSMKMAPRSLPKKTSKYMKYLSIWIGFVSLMAFGNTMQCFVDHSFLYSRLYTVSESNVNGLVARLFGIWTLISGVLRFSCAIDIYNKAVYNLTLVSFVVVFIHYVTEILIYNTVELCVGVSAPFIVSFTSIVFMIHGYKYLSPARVPQINENEELSSKFKKKYG